ggaagattttattttcaccCCCTGACAGCTCTGTTGGTGTCTTTGCCCACAGCTGTGCTCCTGGCTCCCTCCCTGTCCCGCTCAATGGCCTCCAACACCACAGACCAAAGCACCCCACGGCTTCTTGGCAAAACACTGACATTCCTAAAACTCCTGAAGTCACCTTGAAacacctcctgccccagcttCAGCACCTGCTGAGCACCTGGTGGCCTcggcctgggcacagccctgcccttggtggcagcctggcactgcaggtGAGGGAGGGCTGCGGCTGGGTCCTGGGGAGGGactgcagctgcctggaaaacaaaccccaaagggagtgacagggagcAGAATGTGCGTGTCAGGggacagctgcagagcacacacagcGTGCAGGGAGCGTGCAGGGGCAGGGGGAGTCACACAGGGCTGGGTGTGCACAGGGGGATGTGCACAGAGGGGTGAGTGAGCACACACAGAACAAGCAGGAGCGTGCCCAGAGCCCCCGGCCAGCTCTGCCCATCCTGGCTGAGGACAGATCCTGCAGGTTTATTCCCCAGTGCAGTCGTGCCAGGTTGAAGCACTGGGCTCAGGCACACGTGGGGAAGGTGTAAGGAATTAATTAAAGGTACAAATTGGCCCTTTCCTGAGTGCCAGTGACCgtggtgctgccctgacccaCCCTTAACGCCCACAGCACCTGACCCTGCACAAgtttctctccagctctcctgttaATGGTTGTGTTGTTCCAAGGTTGCTCTGTTTCCATGGAATAATGAATCCCGGCCcaaagagcagggcaggagattCAGGAGCAGGGCTAGGTTGGTCCTGCTGCTCCTAGGAACGCCAGGCAGGACAGGTGGgactgccagcacagcacacaaCCCCCCAGCAGCTTTTGGGTTTTCCCaatggggccctgagcagcacagggggTTCAGCAGAGGGACTGAATTGCTGTGCACAGGAGGAAGCAatcccagctgctgtgcagcGAGCCATGGCAAGGGACATTTTGGCTCAGGCCTCAGTGAGTGCTGTAACAGCTTGAGAGGAAGGGGCCTCTCCAGCTGAGGGGGTGCAGGCTGTGGCTTTGGGGCTTCCTACAGGGTCAGAAATgtgctgcccaccctgagctgCCTGGGGAGAACTGAAGGGTGGAGTTTCATGGAccagcaacagctccagcacCCTCTGGGCCCCTTTCCTTATCCATTTTGGATACCCAGGGGCTGTGAGTCTAGTGGCAGCCTgagggctgcaggcagctgccatCCCATGGGGCCACTGCCAGAGGTGGCATTGCTGGGTGCTGGCTGAGACCCATGGGAGGAAATGATGCCCTCTGCACCTCTGGGCAGCAATTCCTGTGCACCTCTGGGCAGCAATTCCTGTGCACCTCTGGGCAGCAATTCCTGTGCAcctctgttttccagctgtgtAAGCACCGTGAGCTGCACTTAGAGCTGCACTGTAAGTGTACCCAGTACACAGTACCTGCACTGCCCTCTGACTTTGCCCAGGCACAGCCAAGCCCCCAGAACCCTTTTGACTCGTGCTGGTCAGACATCTATTTCAAAGATAACACCAGCTTTTTTCCTTACACCttttcaaaaatcaaaaattattaCATCCATTACCTGGAAAGGCAGAAAGCTTCACCTTGGTGTCCAACAACATCCCAGGTCCCTTCCTGCAGAGCTTTCTGCTGCCAGTGCCTGTCCTCTGACACACGATTGTCCCATGCCAGAAGAAGAACTTTGCGTTTGACTCTATCAAATATCAGTGGGCTCCTGCCAGCTCATTTCCCAGCCTTCAGGGCTCTTGGAATGGCATCCCTGACCTCCAGTGTATCCCTGTTCCTTGGCACAATGTCTCCTACCTGCCGAGGGTTCAGGAGGCTCAGGTGTGTGTGCTACCAGCCCTCTTTGGGTGTCCAACACCGGCTCTTCCCCCCGCCTGCCTTGCCCAGCTCGGCTGTGTTTGTGATGCTGCATCTCCAGCTGTGAAGCACCGTGGGCTCGGTGGGTGCACTGTAAAGGCCGTGCAGTGCTCTGGCACGGGGGAATTCAGAACACAGCACCCACCGCCTGTGCTCAGacctgagagcagcagggcctggggacACGGGTGCCTGGACCCCGGGGGACAGAAGCCACAGAACTTGCTGCAGGAAGGATAAAGCTCCCAGGTGGTccggaggaggagaaggaggaatgaACCGGGCTAATGCTGCCCGCTGCCTCCTCCCCGACCCtgtgggcagggctgagcccctcGGAGCCGTGCCCGCCCGGCCGGCGGGGCGAGGATGCTGCGGGGCGAGGATGCTGCGGGGcgaggatgctgctgctgcggggCGAGGATGCTGCGGGGCGAGGATGCTGCGGGGCGAGGATGCTGCGGGGCGAGGATGCTGCCGCTGCCGGGCGAGGATGCGGCCGCTGCCGGGCGAGGATGCTGCCGCTGCGGGGCCAGGGCTGAGCCAGTCTCCAGTGCCACCTGCCGGCAAACCGCcctggatttggggagccccgaGCGGGTCGCAGCAGCCGCGGTCCCCGTCCTGCGCCGGGGCGCTGAGCAGCCCAGAGCCGGGGGCCTGGAGACCTCGGGGTGACGCTCCATTAAATCCTGCCCAGAGCACACTCACCTCCCCAAGCCCTTTTACCATCATCCTTTCCATCCCGACCCTTTCAAATCCTAGAGTCccacaaaaaattcccaaaagcCCCACGTCCAGGCCCACGAgatgggctgggggctgcaggcaaCCCACCCACATGGGTGCAATGCCGGGTGGGCACCTGCCccgggagcagggctgtccccgggctcCTCAGCTTTAATTCTGGACATTCCTGGCTCCACAGCTGTGCTATTGATAAGGGGCAGGCCGGGGGGGCTTGTCTGTGCTCCAGGACGtggagcacagctctgtgctggggttTGGAGGCTGTAGTGGGGGTGTCCTCCACACCACCCCCATCATGGCATCCAGTTGTTTGGCCCACACGGACCTGCCTTGCCCTGTCACAAGCTTTGACAATCTTCTGTGGGTATTTCTGTCACCACgaccaccacaaaaaaaaaagtctgagtGAGGTTGGTGCCCCCAGATCCTGCTACTGCCAGTACAGCACCATCTCCAGCATCTCCCCACCTACCACCAGTACCCAGTGGCCCCAATTTTTCCACTATGCCATTGTCCGGCCCCCAGATAAAGGCTGAGCTGCCTCTCCACATTTTCCTAACTCTGAGCTGGGACCCTTTGGGTGGCTCTGGACGGAGATACTCAGCCTggtctgcagcaggagctgcatgatttgcctggctctgctcagcagtaaTGGGATGCTAATGAGcctgggctgcacccaagaGGGTGAGAACCAGTGCCCTGGTTGtgtgaaaattatttgtgaGGAAAAAGGCAAATCCTATACAGAAAGGGACCAATAGTGCAAAGAGCTGTCATTTATTGTGCAAGAATGGCAGCAGCATGCTCCAAGCACCAATTTGGGAGCAAAGAGTTTCCAGGGGAgtcctcagctctgcagggactGCAGAGATTGGCCACAGACACAGCTCCAGTGGGCTAAGCCTCGGGGACAATGAGGAAGCCAGAGAAGACGCTGTCAGACCCTTCCAGCCCCACCAAGGAGTTCTTCTCTGTTGGTTCCAGCCAGACAGACTCGTTCATGGCCATCTTGAGCACCACACCACCCGTGGTGACCTGGAAACTGTTCTGCACGAAGTCACAGAAGGTCACCACCCTGTCGCCCCTGCTGGCACCCTGGCCCTTTTTGATGTTGAGGCACAGGTTGCCCCGGGAGGTGACGTGGTAGGTGAAGTAGTAGATGCCGGGCACGCGGCAGGTGAAGCGGCCGTAGCGGTTCTCGTAGTGCCCGTTCTCGTTGGCGATGATGCGGTCGAAGCGGACGGGCTGCTCCCGGCGGGGGTAGGAGCTGAGGCTTCTGGCAGCGGAGAACGCGGACTTGAAGGTGACCTTGTAGCCACCAGGTTCTCCCGCGGGGCCAGGCATTCCCCTGTTACCTGGAACACCCACTGGACCTGGGATGCCACTGGGACCAACCTTCCCAGGTGGTCCGGGCAGTCCCGGGActcccttctcccctctctCTGCTCCACTCTGGCCAGAGGGTCCtaggaaagaagaggaagagtCACTGTGGTCCCAGCCAAGCCCCATTTGtctgcagagagggagcaggagcaagGACACCTGTGCTGGGTGTGGGCCAGTAGAGACCCTGCCCAACAGGCAGGTGTGACACACCGTGCTGTcatccccctccttccccaggtTCCTTGGGGTGTTCCATCATCCCCACCGACAAGACCTCAAAGAACTGGTGGAAATGGCTTGCTTTCAGGGCCACGTGCCCGGCACTGTCTTTCCCTGCTCTTGGCATTCACAAGACAGTGTTTTACCCACCTGCAGCCTCTTCCTTACCTTGCTCACCCTTTGGGCCgttctccccatccctgccatcGCTGCCAGGCTGTCCTGGTAACCCTGGGATGCCTGGGATGGTGCCGTAGGTCCTGCAGAGCGTGTCACTGGCAGGCTGCCCTCCAGCCAGGCAGATCAGCATGGCCCACATGATCCACATCTGTGGGAGCACAGAACGGTGTCAGGGGCTTTCCTGGGTGGtgggagggctggggaaggcactcagagctgctctgaaagATGGTGACTGCAAACAAGTCTGGGTAATACCATCAGGGAGGGAAAGCATCCTACTGCAGGGCCAAATCCACTCTCCTGCTGGAGCAAAGGACCATAACCCTTGGGCAAGACAGGTCTTGCAGTCTCTTGTCATTCTTAAATCCCCAGTTTACAAGTGCTCACAACTTCAGCAATGTGAATATTTGGGACAGGTTATCTCAGATATCTGATGCCCAACGTGGCCATGCTGCTGCCTTGATGGAGAAATTCCCCATCTCATCTCGGGATCATATTTGCCAGGTAAAATCCTTACCCAGCCAGAGCAGTTTTGCCATCTGCAAGGAAACAGGCCTTGCCTTCCACCAGCATGTCTAGGGGACAGCACTAGTCCTTGAAGATGGCAACGAGACCCCAGCCCTCCCTCCTCCATCCCACAGATTCCCCTTGTGTCCTGTCACACAGCTGCTCAATGCCAGAGGCATTTCTGCATCTAACAAGCCTCACTGGGACAGTTATCTGGGCTTCCATCCCTGGGGCCTTaccttctccctgccctgcctgcccagctccttcccccagctcctgctgtgggcCCATGTGGATCAGCACTGGGCATTTGGGGGCTGTATCTGGACATCACAGCACCCCAGCCACAACTCCCCCACCTCAGGTGGATTTTCCCAGCGCTGAAGCTCTGGTGCCAGCAGGACAAAAGATTGGTGAGTTGGATCCTCCAGCCACAGCCGTTCTGATTTGGGTGTGGCAGGTACAAAGACCGATCCACAGGCTCCCAGCCACCAGAAAACAAATCTTCTCGGGACAGGAGAACACCTCCAGGGCACCTTTCAGTCCCTGATAGCCCTTCTGGAACTCTGCCATCTCTACTTttatgctttcctttttctgggTGGAGTAGGAGGGGTCAGGGTCCCACCAGGGACCTCCACCACCCCCAGACCAGCACCTCCACCCCCAGTTTCTCTTCTGCCAGGCCACAGGGAAGTGCCAGTGATACAGGTGACTATcaccctgccagagctgggttCCCCAcgtgctcctgcctgcagggggaACCTTGGGCTCAGTCTTGCTCTTACCTTGATCTCCTTGTTCATCAGGTGGGGAGATGGAGCAGTGTCCAGCACCCCAGTGTCCTGCTCAGAAATGCCCAAGAAGAGAAGCAGAAGTTTGCTGCAAGGGTTATTGTGAAAGGATCTGGGACACATCCCCTTTTTATCTTTAGCTCCTGTCCTTTTTCTGTGGCAGTTTCAGATCCTCCATGAATGCTGCTGTCAGCTGAGCAGGACAAGCCATCCCCAAATAGCACCCTGAGGCTCTCCAGCCACAGTCTGCCCTGCAGGGTCCCTGGGTCCTGCTCAGGGGTGCTTGCTATAAGGAATTCTCTTGGGAGCTCCAGATGAGTTTAAGGTGacccctcagagctgcagaaatgTGCATGCACTCAGCCAGCACCCTCAGGCTGCTCCGCACgcttccagctctgcaggtccaggGGTGCTGCAGGGTCTCAGCACCCATCACCTTGAGTCCATGCCCCTGACTCTGCTGAATATTGTGCATGGGAAGTGATTTTACTGTGGGAAAAACATTCCCTGCTTTGGCTACTGCCTTGTGGAAATGAAGTACAGGATGTTACGAGAGGTGACTGCCTGTTCCACCCTTCAATGTGTGACACCAGGAGAAATCCCTGCTGGGTTTTGGTGGGCTCTGCAGCCTCCACAACCATGAGCTTCTTTGGTCTGGCTCAGGAAAGCCAGAGTGCTTCCCCTGCCCATCCTGGTAGGGACACCAGGGATGTCCCAGCCATGGTGTAGGGATTTCCTGTGCAGTCTGTGCCCCTGTAGAGCtttggagggaaggggaggatcAGGGCCCTTCTTGGATGAGTCTTGGTGCCCTCTGGATAGGGGCTGTGTGGGGACACGGGAACCGCCctgttcctgcagcagccagggtcCCACCCGCTGTGCAAAGCCGGATGTGGGCGGGTTGTGGTGGTCTCTGATGCCAATGAGGCTTGGGGACATGTTGATGCCACACAGATGGCCAGATGTCATGTGCACCTTTGTGCACACCACAGAGAGGAAACAGCACGTCACACCGGGTGCACGGGGAAGGTTTTATTGACTCTTTGCACAGCCAGATCATGGCAAAGGGGTTCTGCAGCCTATGCCAGGACACCTGTCTGAGCCTGAGGCAGCCCaggtggggaggggaaaaacacAGAGACCTCTGAGGTAATGTGGGGTTAGCAAGGGGGATGCacgtggcagtgccagcaggaccaggagctcAGCACCATCACGCTGGGTGCAGATGAACCAGATGTGCCTGTTCCCCCTGTGCAGCAGCTACCAGTGCTCAGCCCCCAGACCAGGGGGGGTCTGGCTGCTGGGATTAATGccctccctgcagaggaacTGGTGAGGAGCCCAGCAGCGAGCAGCGTGTTCAGGGCAGGTAGAAGGCGTTGGGGTGCTGGGGTGAGCTCTGCTGATCCTCTAGtcagggaagagcaggaagcCTGAGAAGATGCTGTCAGAGTTGGCAATGCCCACCATGCCGTTGTAGTCGTTCACTCCCAGCCAGACCTCGTCTGCAGCAGCCAGGCGGAGCAGCGACCCCCCTGAGCTGACCTGCATGGGGTTGGTCTTGTGGTCGCAGAAGCTGGCTATCCTCCTCTGGTTTTTGTGCAGGATGACGCAGAGGTTGGCTGTGTGTGAGCTGTGGAAGACAAAGTAGTAGACCCCGGGGAGCCTGCAGGTGAACTTGCCCGTGGTGGTGTTGTAGTCGTGGTTGGTGTTGGTGATGACGTTGTTGAAAACCACAGGGACGTTCTTCAAGGGGTACTGGCTGGTCTGCCTCGTCACTGAGAATGCTGactgctgcttctgcttgtAGCTGCCCGGAATTCCCGGGGGGCCGGCATCACCCGCCTCACCAGGGATTCCCATTGCACCAGGGAGCCCAGGGAGGCCAGGCTTGCCTGGAGGGCCAGGGGGGCCTGGTTCCCCTTTCATGCCCTTGGGTCCTAGCTGTGTCGAAGCTGGGATACCTGTGGGGTGGTGGGGCATGAAAGAGAGTCAGTGACAATGGCAGGATGTGGGGAGAGGCTTCTCTAGCCCCTTCCTTTGGGCAGGAGAGTGCTGTTGCCTCTTCCACCTGGCTACAGAGGATGCTCTCCACATCCTGCAAACCAAGGCAGACCAGCCATTGAGGAATCAGTGCCCCGCTGGAAGAGCCCATGTGGTTTCCCTCCTTGTTCACTCACCTGGTTCCCCTTTGGCTCCCTTCAGCCCATCCCGGCCATCCCTGCCTGGCATACCCGGCATGCCTGGTAGGCCTGGAGCTCCATAGCAGCTGTGAGGGTTTTCTACAGTCACAGCAGAGCCCAGattcaggaggaggagggtgagggCCAGAtagagctgctcccagcatcTCTTCTCCATTTTGGTGTTCTGTAGCATGGAAAGTGAAATAAAGTGCTGGACTGAGGGGCCACAGCAAGGTGGCTTGCAGGACATGGAGAAAAGGAGCCTAGATAtaccaggaacacctggatgccATGGGTGTGTCCTCAATGTCCTACCTATACACACTGCAGGACAGTGGGGAGGTGGACATGTGGAGATGGGCCCCAGGCTCATCTCCAACACCACGGCAGCCCCTGATGGCACAGCGTGACTTGGACGTTCAGTCCAGATGGAGCCATGAGGTCTGAGGTACCCATGGCCAGCCCCAAGCCCTCTGAGTCTAGTGTCCCCAAACCCTGGAGATGCACACACTACTGCAGACTGGCACGCCGTGCTGCACCGAGGCTGGAACTCCCTGCACGCAGCTgatctccctcctcctccagcagcagcctgactGTCCCGGCTCTGTTCATCAGGATCAATCCTTCCATCAGCTGCTGCATCCTGTCTCCATCACACGTGTGTAGCCGTCAGTGCCTCTGCCTccatcctctcctcctcctctctcatCCACACCCTCCTCTCATTCTCCCCGTCTCCAGCAGTGTGCCGTGCTGCTGGACCCCCAGGCCCACCCTTTCTCAAAAAGGGTCCCTGCAGCACCTCTTACCTCTGGTGGGGACCAGGGATAGGAGCCACGCTGCTGATCCCGCTGGGCGCGCGGTCACTGCCGGCACAGCGCGGTGGGTGCGGCTCCCTGACACCCTCGTGGGGGAAGTCACAGAGTGAGGAAAGCGTAAAGGGCGAACACTGAACCCAAACTGTTCCCTGCCAAATTTCACATCCTCCTCCCTGATGCTTTCTGCTGAGACAGCACTTTCTTGGCTGTCCAGCCAAACCTGTACTGGTGCCACTGCaacaggaagggctggaaggacaGAGGTGGGACACAGCTCAAAGAGATGCGGCAGAACCCCCCAAGCCACTGCAGGGAATagccctccccaaattccctgcttTCCCTCTTACTTCCCTTGTTTCTGAGCAGAAGGGGATCTTGGGAGCAGAGCCTCAGGCCAGCTCCAGTGGGCTGAAGATGCCTGTGGCACTGAAGGGCTGCTGCAAGGTCACTGCCTGGCTCTGATGGAAGATGCTGCCCCCCTAAATAGGACTGGAAAATGTTTCCCTTTGTGAGTTTCTGATCTGCAGCTTTCCCCATGCTCCACCAAGTTCTGCTGGGTGCTGGACTCAGTGAGGCCCCAGGATCCCTTACTGGGTGCTGCTCCTTGCAGGTGACCCAGCCTCCTCCTCATTGCTCCAGGAACGTGGATGTTTGAGTGCCCAGTGTTTATGGAACAGCTCCTCTGAGGAGCACTCCCAGGGTATGGCACCTGATAGCAGCTCCACCACCATCAGCCCACAACCTCCTGAGTGTcccaatgtccctgtccctccttgCTGTAATGCCAGAGGACCACAGCTGCCTTTTGCCTTCCTGGGAGAGTTTCGATGCCAGCTTGGGACCATGTGGGTGAGGTGCAGGACCTGCTGCCTGTGTTTTCCCCTGCAGGACAGCTACCGTGGGCTCAGCAGGGAAGGACACACATAACCCTGTCCCAGGTATTTCTTATTCCTCCTGGAAGTGTCAGCTCTGACTGGACACTCCATTCCTCCCTGTCCTTCTGTGTTTGCAGCGCCAGGGACAAGCTGGAATCACTTTTCTCCCTCTCAGCCTGGGAAGGGTCCAGGATATTGATAGTTTGGGGAAGATGCATGAGtagaaaagaaaacccaaggAACAGTGGtagaagtatttatttatacaCTTATATGGGAATTTTGTGACAGGATGTGTCCCAGTGCCAGGAAGGCTTTTGCAGTGGTTAgtggagcagaagcagcagcaggcagtgaTTTCCCACTCAGGAGCAAAGAGCCACAGCTGTGACAACTGGGAGTGGAGCTCGAGTGCCCAGGAGGAGAAAGGGCTGAGAGTCCTCAGCCTCCAGGACAGTGCAGGCAGGCTCAGCATGCAGCTGAGTGCTGCAGCGGTGACCCAGAGCTTGGCCAGCTGTGACACTGCTGGAAGCACAGAACACTTCTGGATGCTCAGTTTGGAACAATCCCCACGCGCTGTGGCACTAAAGCATCCCACACACCCAgagggagcagccaggcaggcagacaCCCCACGACGCTGTGGGAGTCCCTCAGGCCATCtctggggacaccaggaaccCGCTGAAGACGCTGTCGGCCTCGGAGCCACTGTAgatggagctgccctgggcGGGGTTGGTGGTCAGGGACACCTGGTCAcccagggccaggctgagcACGCTGCTGCCCGAGTTCACCTGCAGGAGGCCGCGGCTGTTGTCGCAGAAGCTGGCCACACCCAGCCCGTTCCTGGCGATGCTCAGACACAGGTCTCCGCTGGACACCACCTGGAAGGCGAAGTAGTAGAGGCCGGGAATGCGGCAGGTGAACTGCCCGGTCTGGGGGCTGTAGGAGTTCTCCTGGTTGGTGATGATCCTGTCAAACACCACCGTCGTGTCCACGCGTGGCGGGGACAGCCTGGAGGCGGAGAAGGCGGGATGCGGGTGCCCCAGAATGTCGCCAGCTTGCCCTTTCTGCCCCGGTGgccctggcacccctggcacccccccGAGGCCGGGAAAGCCAGGTGGGCCACGCATGCCCGGTTTGCCAGGAGGCCCTGGTTCGCCTGCGTCCCCTTTGGATCCCTTGATGCTCGTGCTCAGCGCTGGTCTCCCTGGGGAGAagtggggaggagaaggagtTCACACACATCTGGCAtctcctgagctgctcccacagcctgggATGCTCCTGCCAAGAGGCTCCCAGGCCCCCAACATCCCCGGCTTCCTCTTACCTGGCTCTCCCATGTCACCTTTCTGCCCTGGCCTCCCATCACGGCCAGGGACTCCAGGGGAGCCGTTCTTGCCATCTGGTGCCCTACACACTCCATCCTCCAGCAGGGCcatgcccagcactgctgccagggTGCTGGCTGCCAGCAAGACTCCAGGTTGCATCctgcttcctgcagcacaggggggAATTAGGGCTGGAGGCAAACACACAGATGAACCTTGGTCACAGATAAGCAGGTGCCCTCATCAGATACATCCACAGATCTACTGAACTGTCCAGTATGGATAACCAGACACCACGTGCGGGGAAGGGTTTTGAGGCTGTGTGATCTGAGATCACTGATGGCACTGAAAATCTCTAGCATGCCCATAGCAGAGCTCTGGGATTGAAAAGCCCAGAACATGGAGCATGGCACAAACCCTTTCCTCCAAGTCCTGGGCATGGGTAGGGGCACCTCAGATGCCTGTAGAGGACATTTATTCCAGTTTGGGGGAAGAAGCACTGCTGTGTGGGGCAGTGGTCCCATGGGATAGAGAGCACAAAGGAGGAAAGGATGCAGACACACTACAGTGATaaacaggaaagggaaaaactgCAAATGGGATCCAAACCTCCAACATGTAGAGTTGGGAGAGAGGACATTAATCTATCCCAAAACCTGAGGTTCTCAGCCTGGGACAAGTCTGCAGGGACCAGTGATGTCCACAATCACACAGAGCTAGGACAGATTCCTGCAGATTCCTTTTCCCCCGGCATCAGCTTCTCCCCGTTTTTCTACTTTGAACCCGTGTGGAGGGGGAAGTGAAGAACAAAGGAGGACAGGGAGCAAGGACTGGAAGGTGGTGGCAGAAGAGGAGAGTGTCCCCAGCAGTTTGTGGTGAATTACCTTGGTGCAGAGGCTGAAGACAGGGCAGTGTGAGCAGCTCCGTTTGCTAGAAGCTCtcctctgggagcagggaggaagaggagaggggTGGGAAGGATGAACTTGCATGCACTGCGGTTTGCCTGGTTGGAGAAGGGATGTGTTGAGTTTCACTTTCCTGCTAAGAGAAAGAAACTTGTTCCCCTTTCCACGCTTGACTCTGGCTTTACTGGAAACAGCTTGCTCAGGAAGAGTGCAGCACACTGGGCACTgagcctggcccagcagcaggggctggtggTGACTAGGCACAAAGCAACATGACTGGAGGGtgctgggatggcaggaggggacaggtgaTGGGAGCACCACGTATCACAGCCACCCAAGGGACGCTCAGGACAGCAGACCACCCTTGGAGGCTTCTGCTCTGGATGATGGGCAGTGTCTGTCACTTtgtcacagtgctgctgggtgctgaCCCCTCCACATGCCCACCTTGGCACTGCACTTGGATGGAGCAGGATCCAGCAAAGTGATCATCAGTGCCTGTGGGACTCAGCTGGGCCTTGAGTACTttggttggatattagggaaaggttcttcccccagagggtggctgggcactgaacaggctccccagggaacaGTCAcggccccaaggctgccagaatTCCAGGAGTGTTTAGCCAATGCTCTGAGGCACAGAGTGGGATTGTTGgagtgtctgtgcagggccaggagtggGACTGATGAACCCTGGGGGTTTCTTCCAACTCAGTCTGTAGCCCAATGAtctccttcctgctgccctCACTTCAGTGCTTTGGGGACCCAGTGTGTAgagtgggaaaaaatgaggatgTCTGGCACTGACAACGCTCTCAGCTCCCTTTGGGTAGCTGTGCCTTGCACCAGCCAGATCTGAGCAACCCCAGGAGCTGTGTGTGGCCTCAAGATCTGTTAAGTGAAATACCAGCACCTCCTGTCACTGAGTGCTGGGAATGAGTCCAGGGGTGCACGTTCAGCCCTGCCGAAAAAGATCCCCAAAATGCCACCAGTCCCCAAACCCCATCACACGGGGATGGCAGGTGCCACAGTGACTCTGGCAGGTGAACATCCTTGGGACACTGGGGACCACCCAGGCCACCCCATGGGGGACACAGTGGGCAGTGAGGTGGGGCCTTCTCATCCATGTCCCCATGAAAATCCTTTCAGGAGTCCTGTGACAGCCCTGACCTGGAGCTGGGGTTCAGGGGAGGATATCCAAGGAAAGAGGATGGTAAGCAGACTTGGGATTAGGGTGACTCCAAAGTCAAGGGGGGTTAACAAACCCCCTAGCCCCTCCACCTTTTGCTTCCTTCATTCCCAAGGGAGGTGTTGCATAATTTCcaaaacagctgaaaaaggCAATCACCAAAATCCAGTCCAGAGACCTTTGCCAACAGAGATCTGTCACTGAGCTGTTTTTTAATTCATTGACTAGATGCCCACTTAATGCAATTTattacacatttttaataaaaatgttaccCCATAATAAATCAGATGCCCAGAAGAAATGTGATCTTATTTTATCAGCAGAGTTCCCCTATCAACCTGACCTGTAACCATGTCAAGACAAGATGACAGgtgagttggaaaggacctacATTCTGCCAAATGGTGTTTCTGGACAGTAATTGTATTTCTGTCCTATTGCCCTTCTTAATACACAACTCAAATTAGGGCACTCCATCATTTCATCCAGCATTGATTGATGGCTCTGTCCTCATGCTCCGTGTCCTTTGTCTTGTGCTGTCCCCTTAATCCCATTTAAATGCTCAATTACAGAGACTGGCTGTGGGTTTCCAGCATCTCCTGGAAGCTGGTGTTGGTCCAGGTCTTCCTTCCCCCAGGTCCCCGAGATTTCTGAGAAATGTTTAGCCCCATTTACTTGACTTTCAGAGTCACTGTGGTCAAGCCAAGACTTCCTGTCCCATC
This genomic stretch from Taeniopygia guttata chromosome 21, bTaeGut7.mat, whole genome shotgun sequence harbors:
- the C1QC gene encoding complement C1q subcomponent subunit C isoform X1 produces the protein MLQNTKMEKRCWEQLYLALTLLLLNLGSAVTVENPHSCYGAPGLPGMPGMPGRDGRDGLKGAKGEPGIPASTQLGPKGMKGEPGPPGPPGKPGLPGLPGAMGIPGEAGDAGPPGIPGSYKQKQQSAFSVTRQTSQYPLKNVPVVFNNVITNTNHDYNTTTGKFTCRLPGVYYFVFHSSHTANLCVILHKNQRRIASFCDHKTNPMQVSSGGSLLRLAAADEVWLGVNDYNGMVGIANSDSIFSGFLLFPD
- the C1QA gene encoding LOW QUALITY PROTEIN: complement C1q subcomponent subunit A (The sequence of the model RefSeq protein was modified relative to this genomic sequence to represent the inferred CDS: deleted 2 bases in 1 codon); translation: MSGWNKMSIEVPSNPNQSGMSQLQIQRRRRSCSEDGTGSLGLTTVTLKVKKVKLNTSLLQPGKPQCMQVHPSHPSPLPPCSQRRASSKRSCSHCPVFSLHQGSRMQPGVLLAASTLAAVLGMALLEDGVCRAPDGKNGSPGVPGRDGRPGQKGDMGEPGRPALSTSIKGSKGDAGEPGPPGKPGMRGPPGFPGLGGVPGVPGPPGQKGQAGDILGHPHPAFSASRLSPPRVDTTVVFDRIITNQENSYSPQTGQFTCRIPGLYYFAFQVVSSGDLCLSIARNGLGVASFCDNSRGLLQVNSGSSVLSLALGDQVSLTTNPAQGSSIYSGSEADSVFSGFLVSPEMA
- the C1QC gene encoding complement C1q subcomponent subunit C isoform X2; this encodes MEKRCWEQLYLALTLLLLNLGSAVTVENPHSCYGAPGLPGMPGMPGRDGRDGLKGAKGEPGIPASTQLGPKGMKGEPGPPGPPGKPGLPGLPGAMGIPGEAGDAGPPGIPGSYKQKQQSAFSVTRQTSQYPLKNVPVVFNNVITNTNHDYNTTTGKFTCRLPGVYYFVFHSSHTANLCVILHKNQRRIASFCDHKTNPMQVSSGGSLLRLAAADEVWLGVNDYNGMVGIANSDSIFSGFLLFPD
- the C1QB gene encoding complement C1q subcomponent subunit B — its product is MNKEIKMWIMWAMLICLAGGQPASDTLCRTYGTIPGIPGLPGQPGSDGRDGENGPKGEQGPSGQSGAERGEKGVPGLPGPPGKVGPSGIPGPVGVPGNRGMPGPAGEPGGYKVTFKSAFSAARSLSSYPRREQPVRFDRIIANENGHYENRYGRFTCRVPGIYYFTYHVTSRGNLCLNIKKGQGASRGDRVVTFCDFVQNSFQVTTGGVVLKMAMNESVWLEPTEKNSLVGLEGSDSVFSGFLIVPEA